A stretch of Aythya fuligula isolate bAytFul2 chromosome 1, bAytFul2.pri, whole genome shotgun sequence DNA encodes these proteins:
- the TIPRL gene encoding TIP41-like protein, whose amino-acid sequence MHPVFQSSRRDFTFGPWRLSAARTHIMKSAQAERLAEELHMPSLPEMMFGDNVLRIQHDRGFGIEFNATDALKCVNNCQGMIKVACAEEWQESRSETEHTKEVVKPYDWTYTTDYKGTLLGDTATLKVVPTTEHINTEKLKAREQIMFFEEVLLFEDELHDHGVSSLSVKIRVMPSSFFVLLRFFLRVDGVLIRMNDTRLHHEADKAYMLREYTSRESKISSLKHVPPSLFTEPNEISQYLPIKETICEKLEFPEKLEPNPEASLETTCVKSK is encoded by the exons ATGCACCCCGTTTTCCAGAGCAGCCGGCGCGACTTCACCTTCGGGCCGTGGCGGCTGAGCGCCGCCCGCACGCACATCATGAAGTCGGCGCAGGCCGAGAG ATTGGCTGAAGAATTACACATGCCTTCCCTGCCAGAGATGATGTTTGGAGACAATGTCCTAAGAATACAGCATGATCGTGGTTTTGGAATTGAGTTCAATGCAAcagatgctttaaaatgtgtCAATAATTGTCAAGGTATGATCAAAGTGGCTTGTGCAGAGGAGTGGCAAGAGAGCAG GAGTGAGACTGAGCACACTAAGGAAGTAGTCAAGCCGTATGACTGGACTTACACAACTGACTACAAAGGAACATTGCTGGGAGATACTGCAACGTTAAAG GTTGTTCCTACAACAGAACacataaatacagagaaattgaAAGCCAGAGAGCAAATTATGTTTTTTGAAGAAGTACTTCTGTTTGAAGATGAACTTCATGATCATGGAGTGTCAAGTTTGAGTGTAAAAATA agagttATGCCTTCCAGCTTTTTTGTGCTCCTGAGGTTTTTCTTGCGAGTTGATGGGGTGCTTATCAGGATGAATGACACAAGGCTTCATCATGAG gCTGACAAGGCTTACATGTTGCGAGAATATACATCCAGGGAAAGCAAAATATCAAGTTTAAAG CACGTACCACCTTCCCTGTTCACGGAACCTAACGAGATCTCTCAGTATCTACCCATAAAGGAGACGATCTGTGAAAAGCTAGAATTCCCAGAGAAGTTGGAGCCTAACCCAGAAGCATCACTGGAAACCACGTGTGTTAAGTCTAAATAA